From a region of the Fusobacterium sp. FSA-380-WT-3A genome:
- the rimO gene encoding 30S ribosomal protein S12 methylthiotransferase RimO, giving the protein MKLGLISLGCSKNTVDSENMLGILVKEKKLELVENIEEADIIIVNTCAFINDAKEESIQTILEMSDYKKDGSLKKLIVSGCLSERYKEELLKEIPEIDAVVGTGDVDKIGEVVDSIIEGKKELRVGSLDFLPTSKTPRMLTNYPHSAYLKISEGCDKYCTYCIIPSLRGDLRSRTIEDVVAEAETLAKDGVIELNLLAQEITEYGKDIYGKRMLPELLKELVKVEGIKWIRLYYMYPNSISDELIEVIKNEPKICNYFDVPIQHISDNILQNMGRAKSGDVIRNILERIRNAIPEATIRTTVIVGFPGETEENFQELKEFIQEFKFDYVGVFKYSREEDTVAYNLPNQIPEEIKEERWAELLNIQGEIIERKNEKFIGETVDVIIDGISTESEYMLEGRMRTQALDIDGKVLTSDGTANIGDIVKVKIEQNFQYDFIGPILDEE; this is encoded by the coding sequence ATGAAATTAGGATTAATAAGCCTTGGTTGTAGTAAAAATACAGTTGACAGTGAAAATATGTTAGGAATACTAGTTAAAGAAAAAAAATTAGAGCTAGTAGAAAATATAGAGGAAGCCGATATAATAATTGTAAATACTTGTGCATTTATAAATGATGCTAAAGAGGAATCTATACAAACTATTTTAGAGATGTCAGACTACAAAAAAGACGGTTCTCTAAAAAAATTAATAGTTTCTGGTTGTCTATCTGAAAGATACAAAGAGGAATTATTAAAAGAAATTCCAGAAATTGATGCTGTTGTTGGAACAGGTGATGTAGATAAAATTGGAGAGGTTGTAGACTCTATAATAGAAGGAAAGAAAGAATTAAGAGTAGGAAGTTTAGACTTCCTACCTACTTCTAAAACTCCGAGAATGCTTACAAACTATCCTCACAGTGCTTACTTAAAAATTTCTGAAGGTTGTGATAAATATTGTACTTATTGTATAATCCCATCACTTAGAGGAGATTTAAGAAGTAGAACTATTGAAGATGTAGTAGCAGAGGCCGAAACACTTGCAAAAGATGGAGTTATAGAATTAAATCTTTTAGCTCAAGAAATTACAGAATATGGAAAAGATATATATGGAAAAAGAATGTTACCTGAACTTTTAAAAGAACTTGTAAAAGTAGAGGGGATTAAATGGATAAGACTTTACTATATGTATCCAAATTCTATATCTGATGAGTTAATAGAAGTTATAAAAAATGAGCCAAAAATTTGTAATTATTTTGATGTTCCTATTCAACATATATCAGATAATATTTTACAAAATATGGGTAGAGCAAAATCAGGAGATGTTATAAGAAATATTCTTGAAAGAATAAGAAATGCTATCCCTGAAGCTACAATTAGAACTACTGTAATTGTTGGTTTTCCTGGTGAAACAGAGGAAAATTTCCAAGAGCTTAAAGAATTTATACAAGAATTTAAGTTTGATTATGTGGGAGTTTTTAAATATTCAAGAGAAGAAGATACTGTAGCTTATAATTTACCAAATCAAATACCTGAAGAGATAAAAGAAGAAAGATGGGCTGAGCTTTTAAATATTCAAGGTGAAATTATTGAAAGAAAAAATGAAAAATTTATAGGAGAAACTGTAGATGTAATCATTGATGGAATTTCAACAGAAAGTGAGTATATGTTGGAAGGAAGAATGAGAACACAGGCTTTGGACATTGACGGAAAAGTTTTAACATCTGATGGAACAGCCAATATAGGAGATATAGTCAAAGTAAAAATAGAACAAAATTTTCAATATGATTTTATAGGTCCCATATTAGATGAGGAGTAA
- a CDS encoding YggT family protein produces MRLLLMNIIHYTVYILQLIILIRVLISWLAPYTRNDFTEIVYSITEPLLQPFRMILPLGYSRIDFSPILAYIALNLIKKLIFFLLF; encoded by the coding sequence ATGAGATTACTATTAATGAATATAATTCATTATACTGTATATATTTTACAACTTATAATTTTAATTAGAGTATTAATCTCTTGGTTAGCTCCATACACTAGAAATGATTTTACTGAAATTGTTTATTCAATAACTGAACCACTATTACAACCTTTTAGAATGATATTACCTTTGGGATATAGTAGAATAGATTTTTCTCCTATACTAGCTTATATAGCTTTAAACCTTATAAAAAAATTAATATTTTTCTTATTATTTTAA
- the rsmH gene encoding 16S rRNA (cytosine(1402)-N(4))-methyltransferase RsmH, with amino-acid sequence MEDIKNTFSEYHIPVLYYETIENLVTNKDGVYLDCTLGGGGHSEGILKTLSDKGMLISIDQDQQAIEFASKRLEPYKNKWKVYKDNFQNLDTVLYMAGKYQVDGILMDIGVSSTQLDDETRGFSYRFDTRLDMRMDKSSPLSAYEVVNEYPEEKLSKIIYEYGEEKFARKIARFICETRDVKKIETTGELVEIIRRAYSGKSQKHPAKKTFQAIRIEVNKELEVLEIAIEKAVKSLKKGGRLAIITFHSLEDRIVKNKFKELEKGCTCPPELPVCICGKKPQVKILTKKPICAGVEELKYNNRSHSAKLRVVEKI; translated from the coding sequence ATGGAAGATATAAAAAATACATTTAGTGAATATCATATCCCTGTTTTATATTATGAAACAATAGAAAATCTTGTGACTAATAAAGATGGTGTTTATTTAGATTGTACTTTAGGTGGGGGAGGTCATTCAGAAGGAATATTAAAAACTCTTTCTGATAAAGGAATGTTAATATCTATAGACCAAGACCAACAAGCAATAGAGTTTGCTTCAAAAAGATTAGAACCATATAAAAATAAATGGAAAGTTTATAAAGATAATTTCCAAAACTTAGATACAGTATTATACATGGCTGGAAAATATCAAGTAGATGGAATTCTTATGGACATTGGAGTATCTTCAACTCAACTTGATGATGAAACAAGAGGTTTCTCATATAGATTTGATACAAGACTTGATATGAGAATGGATAAGAGTAGCCCTCTTTCAGCTTATGAAGTTGTAAATGAATATCCAGAAGAAAAACTTTCAAAAATAATTTATGAATATGGAGAGGAAAAGTTTGCTAGAAAGATAGCCAGATTTATTTGTGAAACTAGAGATGTGAAAAAGATAGAAACTACAGGGGAGCTTGTAGAAATTATAAGAAGAGCTTATTCTGGAAAATCTCAAAAACATCCAGCAAAAAAAACTTTTCAAGCTATAAGAATTGAAGTTAATAAAGAACTTGAAGTTTTAGAAATTGCTATTGAAAAAGCTGTAAAATCTTTAAAAAAAGGTGGAAGACTTGCTATAATTACTTTCCACTCATTAGAAGATAGAATTGTAAAAAATAAATTTAAAGAACTTGAAAAAGGTTGTACTTGTCCTCCAGAATTACCTGTGTGTATCTGTGGAAAAAAACCTCAAGTAAAAATCTTGACTAAAAAGCCAATATGTGCAGGAGTAGAAGAATTAAAATATAATAATAGGTCTCACTCAGCTAAATTAAGAGTAGTAGAAAAAATATAG
- the rlmD gene encoding 23S rRNA (uracil(1939)-C(5))-methyltransferase RlmD: MPVSIGEKIQLNIDKIVYGGEGLGYYNDFAIFVPMSVPGDKVEIEIISKKKNYARGIITKLLEAGAERIDNERISFEDFHGCDFGMLNYEAQLKYKQELVKDVMEKIGGVKDVEILPIVKSDEIYNYRNKVIEPFAYGKNHEIITGMFQKRSHDVFQVKENMLSSKLSNKVINKAKEILNNEKRISVYNEIEHRGILRHIMTRTNSYNEAMVVLVVNLKKVTKDVEEFLSKLYNQVEEIKSVYVSLNTEKTNFALGKTMVHLFGEKTIKEEISGIHFNISPSSFFQINLGQTKKLYNIGISYFDNIKDKYIIDAFSGTGTIGMMLSKEAHKVYSIEIVKSAVEDGIKTAKENNIENMEFIIGDVNKEIEKLMSCGKKVDSIIFDPPRKGIEEKTLRDLTNHKIDEIVYISCNPSTFARDSKILIEEGYRLEKIQPVDMFPQTVQIEVVGKFSLIKS, translated from the coding sequence ATGCCTGTATCAATAGGAGAAAAAATACAATTAAATATAGATAAAATTGTCTATGGGGGAGAAGGGCTTGGATATTACAATGATTTTGCAATATTTGTACCAATGTCAGTACCTGGAGACAAAGTAGAAATAGAGATTATTTCTAAAAAGAAAAATTATGCTAGAGGAATAATCACAAAATTATTAGAAGCTGGAGCTGAAAGAATAGATAATGAAAGAATATCTTTTGAAGATTTCCATGGTTGTGATTTTGGAATGTTAAATTATGAAGCCCAATTAAAATATAAACAAGAATTAGTAAAAGATGTAATGGAAAAAATAGGTGGAGTTAAAGATGTAGAAATCTTACCTATTGTTAAATCTGATGAAATATATAATTATAGAAATAAAGTTATTGAGCCTTTTGCCTATGGAAAAAATCATGAGATTATTACAGGAATGTTTCAAAAAAGAAGTCATGATGTATTTCAAGTAAAAGAAAATATGCTTAGCTCAAAATTAAGTAATAAGGTCATCAATAAAGCAAAAGAGATATTAAATAATGAAAAAAGAATATCTGTATATAATGAAATAGAGCATAGGGGAATTTTGAGACATATAATGACAAGAACAAACTCTTATAATGAAGCTATGGTTGTTCTTGTGGTAAACTTAAAAAAAGTTACAAAAGATGTGGAAGAATTCCTTTCTAAATTATATAATCAAGTAGAAGAGATAAAATCTGTATATGTTTCATTAAATACAGAGAAAACAAACTTTGCTTTGGGAAAAACTATGGTTCATTTATTTGGAGAAAAAACCATTAAAGAGGAAATATCTGGAATTCATTTTAATATTTCTCCAAGCTCATTTTTCCAAATTAATTTAGGACAAACTAAAAAATTATATAATATTGGAATTAGTTATTTTGATAATATCAAAGATAAATATATAATAGATGCCTTTTCTGGTACAGGAACTATTGGAATGATGTTATCTAAAGAAGCTCATAAGGTATATTCTATTGAAATTGTAAAATCTGCAGTAGAAGATGGAATAAAAACTGCCAAAGAAAATAACATTGAAAACATGGAGTTCATTATTGGAGATGTTAATAAAGAGATTGAAAAACTTATGAGTTGTGGAAAAAAAGTAGATTCTATAATTTTTGACCCACCTAGAAAGGGAATTGAAGAAAAAACTCTAAGAGATTTAACTAATCATAAAATTGATGAGATTGTATATATCTCTTGTAACCCTTCAACTTTTGCTAGAGATAGTAAAATTCTTATAGAAGAGGGATATAGATTGGAAAAAATCCAACCTGTAGATATGTTCCCACAAACTGTTCAAATAGAAGTTGTAGGTAAATTTTCTTTGATAAAATCTTAA
- the pgsA gene encoding CDP-diacylglycerol--glycerol-3-phosphate 3-phosphatidyltransferase, with the protein MNLPNKLTIARLVLAVPFIYFLENSIDGGWAYRIIALALFAIASITDFFDGYIARKYNLITDFGKVMDPLADKVLVISALVVMVYLRFIPSWMSIVVIFREFLISGIRIVVAAKGEVVAANKLGKYKTTSQMIVIMILILFGKEYPTLINLNTILMMIPVVLTIWSGIEYINITKHYFLEGN; encoded by the coding sequence ATGAATTTACCTAATAAGCTTACAATAGCAAGACTTGTATTAGCAGTACCATTTATTTATTTTTTAGAAAACTCTATTGATGGAGGTTGGGCATATAGAATTATCGCCTTAGCTCTATTTGCCATAGCTTCTATAACAGATTTCTTTGATGGATATATAGCAAGGAAATATAATTTAATTACAGACTTTGGAAAAGTAATGGACCCATTAGCTGACAAAGTTTTAGTTATATCTGCTTTAGTTGTTATGGTCTATTTAAGATTTATCCCTTCTTGGATGTCAATAGTTGTTATATTTAGAGAATTTTTAATAAGTGGAATAAGAATAGTTGTGGCAGCTAAAGGAGAAGTTGTGGCAGCTAACAAACTTGGAAAATATAAAACAACTTCACAAATGATAGTAATAATGATATTAATTTTATTTGGAAAAGAATATCCTACATTAATAAATTTAAATACTATCTTAATGATGATTCCTGTTGTATTGACAATATGGTCTGGAATAGAGTATATCAATATAACAAAACATTATTTCTTAGAGGGAAATTAA